The following proteins are co-located in the Paenibacillus sp. FSL H8-0079 genome:
- a CDS encoding glycoside hydrolase family 30 beta sandwich domain-containing protein, whose amino-acid sequence MTTFKMYKSTGEDELFVSVFSEQLKPLDADKETTTIQLDDELTYQEMDGFGASFTDSSAYLINQILNEEQRDEVMTRLFHPEKGIGLSVIRNPMGASDYARTVYSYNDMPEQQTDPELTQFSISHDEEDVIPLTQQALALNSELKLFASPWSAPGWMKTSGSMITGQLKAEWYPVYAQYFVKYIQAYAKQGLPIHAITPQNEALYEPGHYPGMLMPADAQADFIKNHLKPAFVQNDIQTKILCYDHNWDQPDYPLTVLEHAGNEVDGVAWHWYGGDSSAQTKVYEAFVGKEVHFTEGSGGEWIPPFNQAFSNVMRTGIQILRNYSKSFVLWNMALDENNGPTVPGFGRSTCRGIVQVNQQTRELTYTLDYYALAHFSALIRPKAVRIESTASNDSIFSVAFKNIDGSVAVVLFNDGEETTNVQTKLRNEELLCFQMERKSAISILIDPNK is encoded by the coding sequence ATGACTACATTCAAAATGTACAAATCGACAGGAGAAGATGAATTATTCGTATCCGTGTTCTCGGAGCAATTGAAACCACTGGATGCCGATAAGGAGACAACCACCATTCAACTTGACGATGAGCTAACGTATCAGGAGATGGACGGCTTTGGTGCTTCTTTCACCGATTCATCTGCCTATTTGATCAACCAAATCTTGAATGAGGAGCAGCGGGATGAGGTCATGACCCGACTGTTCCATCCGGAGAAAGGGATCGGGCTGTCAGTCATCCGTAATCCAATGGGAGCTTCAGACTACGCCAGAACGGTATACAGTTATAACGATATGCCCGAACAGCAGACGGACCCGGAATTAACCCAATTCAGTATTTCACATGATGAAGAAGACGTTATTCCTTTAACGCAACAGGCTTTGGCATTGAATTCTGAACTGAAACTGTTTGCTTCACCATGGAGTGCACCGGGATGGATGAAAACAAGCGGATCGATGATTACCGGACAGTTGAAGGCGGAATGGTATCCCGTTTATGCGCAATATTTTGTGAAATACATTCAAGCCTATGCTAAGCAAGGATTACCGATTCATGCCATCACACCACAGAATGAGGCGCTTTATGAACCAGGGCACTATCCGGGTATGTTGATGCCAGCCGACGCCCAAGCAGATTTTATTAAAAACCATCTTAAACCAGCCTTTGTGCAAAACGATATTCAAACCAAGATTCTCTGTTACGATCACAATTGGGATCAACCGGACTATCCGCTGACCGTTCTAGAACATGCGGGAAATGAAGTGGACGGCGTAGCCTGGCACTGGTACGGGGGCGATTCTTCTGCTCAAACGAAGGTCTATGAAGCATTTGTAGGCAAAGAAGTACACTTCACCGAAGGCTCAGGCGGGGAGTGGATTCCACCCTTTAACCAGGCCTTCTCGAATGTGATGCGAACGGGGATTCAAATTCTTCGCAATTACAGCAAGTCTTTTGTACTGTGGAACATGGCTCTTGATGAGAACAACGGTCCTACGGTTCCTGGCTTTGGGCGCAGTACGTGTCGTGGGATCGTGCAAGTGAATCAACAGACGAGGGAGCTTACGTATACACTTGATTATTATGCATTGGCACACTTTAGTGCCTTGATTCGTCCAAAGGCTGTTCGTATTGAATCAACGGCCAGTAATGATTCTATCTTTTCTGTGGCGTTCAAAAATATAGACGGTTCCGTCGCAGTAGTCCTTTTCAACGATGGAGAAGAGACAACGAATGTGCAGACTAAGCTGCGAAATGAAGAGCTGCTATGTTTCCAAATGGAAAGAAAAAGTGCCATATCCATTTTAATTGATCCCAACAAGTAA
- a CDS encoding alpha-L-fucosidase, with the protein MDKNEYLQQIEATIESGKFKDNWSSLSAFQVPEWYQKAKFGIFIHWGLYSVPAYDSEWYSRNMYIQGSKAYEHHLEVYGSHKDFGYKDFIPMFRAEKFDADEWATLFKQAGARYVMPVAEHHDGFQMYKSDISHYNTYEMGPKRDLLGEMKVAYEKQGLTLCVSSHRAEHWFFMSHGKEFESDIQEPLKRGDFYWPAMPEPDHHDLYGSPPTEEYLEDWLIRCCELVDQYQPKVFYFDWWIQTVAFKPYLKKFTAYYYNKGEEWGVPVAVNYKHEAYMFGSAVPDVERGQFAELKPYFWQTDTAVAKNSWCYTENNNYKTAEEILRDLVDIVSKNGSLLLNIGPKADGSIPDEDRDILLTIGKWLEVNGEAIYDTSFWRTFGEGPTEVKEGQFTDGDTKVFTSEDIRFTVKESCLYATVLAYPDNGVIHIKSLKEHSHHFQGVIQDIQVLGYEEQPQWERTADALTITTTTVKSNAPIVFKMELD; encoded by the coding sequence ATGGATAAAAACGAATATTTGCAACAGATCGAAGCAACGATTGAGAGCGGTAAGTTCAAAGACAACTGGAGTTCGCTTAGCGCTTTTCAAGTTCCCGAATGGTACCAAAAAGCAAAATTTGGAATTTTCATCCACTGGGGGCTATATTCCGTCCCAGCTTATGATAGCGAATGGTATTCGCGTAATATGTACATCCAGGGCTCCAAAGCTTATGAACATCACCTTGAGGTGTATGGATCTCATAAGGACTTTGGTTATAAAGACTTCATTCCGATGTTTCGTGCTGAGAAGTTCGATGCAGACGAATGGGCCACGTTATTCAAACAGGCCGGAGCGAGATATGTTATGCCTGTAGCCGAGCACCATGATGGTTTTCAGATGTACAAGAGCGATATCTCTCACTATAACACATATGAAATGGGCCCCAAACGGGATCTTCTGGGTGAGATGAAGGTCGCTTATGAGAAGCAGGGATTAACCTTATGTGTATCGTCCCACCGTGCGGAGCATTGGTTCTTCATGTCTCACGGGAAGGAATTTGAGTCAGATATTCAGGAGCCCCTGAAGCGCGGTGATTTCTATTGGCCTGCCATGCCAGAACCGGATCATCATGATCTGTATGGTTCGCCTCCAACCGAGGAGTATTTGGAAGACTGGTTGATTCGTTGCTGTGAACTGGTGGATCAATATCAGCCGAAGGTCTTCTATTTTGATTGGTGGATTCAAACCGTTGCATTCAAACCCTATCTTAAGAAATTCACTGCTTATTATTATAACAAGGGCGAAGAATGGGGCGTGCCTGTAGCGGTCAATTATAAACATGAGGCCTATATGTTTGGCAGCGCCGTTCCGGATGTGGAGCGGGGGCAGTTCGCTGAGCTCAAGCCCTATTTTTGGCAAACGGATACGGCTGTCGCTAAAAACTCATGGTGTTACACGGAAAATAATAACTATAAAACGGCCGAGGAAATCCTTCGGGATCTCGTCGATATTGTAAGCAAAAACGGAAGCCTGCTGCTGAACATTGGACCCAAAGCAGACGGCAGCATACCGGATGAAGATAGGGACATCCTGCTAACCATCGGCAAGTGGCTGGAAGTGAATGGGGAAGCGATATATGACACGTCATTCTGGCGTACGTTTGGCGAGGGCCCAACAGAGGTGAAGGAAGGGCAATTCACGGATGGGGATACGAAGGTATTCACGAGTGAAGATATACGGTTTACGGTAAAAGAAAGCTGTCTGTATGCGACAGTTCTTGCCTACCCGGATAACGGGGTGATTCACATTAAATCGCTGAAGGAACATTCTCATCATTTTCAAGGCGTTATCCAAGATATTCAGGTACTTGGTTACGAGGAACAACCGCAATGGGAGAGAACAGCAGACGCTCTGACAATCACCACGACAACTGTGAAGAGTAATGCGCCGATTGTTTTCAAAATGGAATTGGATTAA
- a CDS encoding AraC family transcriptional regulator — MNHQTLLTNYLSNLQVELFMVNYNRCDTDWRDLDYTPDYSKFYFICDGEGWLKIGNEEYYPAPNQLILMPEGIKQSYSAINDRPFLKYWCHFSAKVGGINLFQILKFPHICTIDQSVLIQEIFSSILTYAKSDEVYAHMMAKSKLTELLSHYIMNLDLDQISFINVPVMEKLSTILAYIDANIEENISVQELAQIAYMHPNYFIRFFKQQIGVPPILYITGKKIDKAKELLTCTPNTITAIAEHLGFSDLYYFSRQFKKHTGLTPTEYRRQTTVLTT; from the coding sequence ATGAATCATCAAACTTTGCTTACGAACTACCTGTCCAATCTGCAAGTTGAATTATTCATGGTTAACTACAATCGGTGCGACACCGATTGGCGGGATCTGGATTATACGCCCGATTACAGCAAGTTTTATTTCATATGCGACGGTGAAGGTTGGCTCAAGATTGGGAATGAGGAGTATTACCCTGCGCCTAATCAGCTGATTTTAATGCCGGAGGGGATCAAACAGTCCTACTCTGCAATTAACGACCGTCCTTTTCTCAAATACTGGTGTCACTTTAGTGCAAAGGTTGGGGGGATCAATTTGTTCCAAATTCTGAAGTTTCCGCACATTTGTACGATAGATCAATCTGTGTTGATTCAGGAAATCTTCAGCAGTATCCTTACATATGCAAAATCCGATGAAGTCTATGCCCATATGATGGCCAAGAGCAAACTGACCGAGTTACTGTCCCACTATATAATGAATCTGGATCTGGATCAGATCTCTTTCATTAACGTGCCTGTCATGGAGAAACTGTCCACCATTCTGGCTTACATCGATGCCAACATCGAAGAGAATATTTCGGTTCAGGAACTGGCCCAGATCGCCTACATGCATCCGAATTATTTCATTCGATTCTTCAAGCAACAGATCGGTGTTCCTCCGATCCTCTACATTACTGGCAAAAAAATCGATAAAGCCAAGGAACTGCTCACCTGCACCCCGAACACGATAACGGCCATCGCCGAGCATCTCGGATTCAGTGACTTATACTATTTCTCCAGACAGTTCAAAAAGCATACAGGGCTCACGCCTACGGAGTACCGGAGACAAACAACGGTACTGACAACGTAA